One genomic segment of Kiritimatiella glycovorans includes these proteins:
- the rsfS gene encoding ribosome silencing factor: MSGDTQQTHPGYVGEICAILEDKKAEHVTVLDLRGLSDVLDYFIIASGTGVPHLKALQDEIVTALKRRAGGGIRSAGQPESGWVVVDYQDVLVHLFSRDMREYYDLEGLWNDAPRVGRAWDSP, encoded by the coding sequence ATGAGCGGAGACACGCAGCAGACGCACCCCGGTTACGTCGGCGAGATTTGCGCGATTCTGGAGGATAAAAAGGCCGAACACGTCACCGTTCTCGACCTGCGCGGCCTCTCCGATGTCCTGGATTATTTCATCATCGCCAGCGGCACCGGCGTTCCGCATCTGAAGGCCCTTCAGGATGAAATCGTGACCGCCCTCAAACGCCGTGCCGGCGGCGGCATCCGCTCCGCCGGCCAGCCGGAGAGCGGGTGGGTGGTCGTGGATTACCAGGACGTGCTGGTGCACCTGTTCAGCCGCGACATGCGCGAATACTACGACCTCGAGGGTTTGTGGAACGACGCCCCCCGCGTGGGGAGAGCATGGGATTCACCATGA
- the nadD gene encoding nicotinate-nucleotide adenylyltransferase → MTGTHVQRIGLFGGTFNPPHLGHLIIAQDALERFELDRMIFIPAHAPPHKSIGDEPGPRRRLDMVRLAVDGHPAFEVSDVEINRAGVSYSIDTLTAMRDQYPEAQLFFLVGGDSLPELHKWKAVRDLLERCTLIIARRAEAECGEVQLEEPWKRRVMRGVFESHRIGISSTEVRTRAAEGQSIRFLVPPVVADYVAEHHLYERGRADS, encoded by the coding sequence ATGACAGGCACACATGTCCAGCGAATCGGACTCTTCGGCGGCACCTTCAATCCTCCCCACCTCGGACACCTCATCATCGCCCAGGATGCCCTGGAACGCTTCGAGCTGGACCGGATGATCTTTATCCCGGCGCATGCCCCGCCTCATAAATCGATCGGGGACGAACCCGGACCCCGACGGCGTCTGGACATGGTTCGCCTCGCTGTCGACGGACACCCCGCTTTTGAAGTGTCGGATGTGGAGATCAACCGCGCCGGCGTCTCCTACAGCATCGACACCCTGACGGCAATGCGGGATCAATATCCGGAGGCCCAGCTTTTCTTCCTGGTGGGCGGAGACAGCCTTCCCGAGCTGCATAAGTGGAAAGCGGTCCGCGATCTGCTTGAGCGATGCACCCTGATCATCGCCCGCCGTGCGGAGGCCGAATGCGGCGAAGTACAGCTCGAAGAGCCATGGAAGCGGCGGGTTATGCGCGGGGTGTTCGAATCGCACCGGATCGGCATCTCGTCGACCGAGGTGCGGACCCGCGCGGCGGAGGGACAGTCGATTCGATTCCTCGTGCCGCCGGTCGTGGCGGATTACGTCGCGGAACATCATCTGTATGAGCGAGGGAGAGCAGATTCATGA
- a CDS encoding polysaccharide biosynthesis/export family protein: protein MKSWVGAGLWLLVLLAAAGCLTYTQSSGDESSRDVGTYRLKPLDPINVVLRGIPEGERVIEETIDESGRINLMYLDSIEAAGKSTAELEDEIERAYIDNDIYRDVTVHVMMYAKSYYVRGEVKSPGQYQITKGTTLLQAIAAAGGYTEYANERKIQITRGGETYFYNAKKLEKNPGRDPMIEAGDVIRVWRSIF from the coding sequence ATGAAAAGTTGGGTTGGCGCAGGATTGTGGTTGCTCGTATTGCTGGCGGCGGCGGGATGTCTGACCTATACGCAGTCGTCCGGGGACGAGAGTTCACGTGACGTGGGAACCTACCGGCTCAAGCCGCTGGATCCCATCAATGTCGTGCTCAGGGGCATTCCGGAAGGCGAACGCGTGATCGAAGAGACCATCGATGAGTCCGGCCGAATCAACCTGATGTATCTCGATTCCATCGAGGCCGCCGGGAAGAGTACGGCGGAACTTGAAGACGAGATCGAGCGGGCGTATATCGACAACGATATCTACCGCGATGTCACCGTCCACGTCATGATGTACGCCAAGAGCTATTATGTGCGTGGCGAAGTGAAAAGTCCGGGACAGTACCAGATCACCAAAGGCACCACGCTGCTCCAGGCCATTGCGGCCGCAGGCGGCTATACCGAGTACGCCAACGAACGGAAAATCCAGATTACCCGAGGTGGCGAGACCTATTTCTACAATGCGAAGAAACTCGAGAAGAATCCGGGGCGCGATCCCATGATCGAGGCCGGCGACGTGATCAGGGTCTGGCGCAGCATTTTCTGA